DNA sequence from the Sceloporus undulatus isolate JIND9_A2432 ecotype Alabama chromosome 4, SceUnd_v1.1, whole genome shotgun sequence genome:
GCTCTTTGACAGTGAAGCTTTTTTAGTTACTATTTAGCtgtctttcccttcccctcccttccctattcaggaataacccagtttgacaccactttaacagccatggctcaatactatggaattctgagaagtgcCGTTTTGGTCGGAAGACATTTTGAGAGAGctgtgatgccacaataaactacaattcccagccttccatagcattgagttatggcaattaaagtggtgttgatcTAATTACGTACATTCCTTTTGGCATCGCAGTTACTGTTTTAAATAGATTCCAGATTTTTATAGGAATGTTAGGGAACACTTTGCATATTGCAGGGCTTTGTGTTGTTTACTGTTTTTCAAATGAGTCCTCAGGCAAAGATTCTTTTTTTGCCCTTAAAAATAGTTTCACAAAAAGTCTCTTGCCCTGTTTTTTTAATCTGCTAAATTCAACAATATTTGTCAGAGAATAGAGCCCATGAACTAACTTCAATCTTAATTCTTTTATTTAGAAACATCTAGAAATTGAAGTATACTTTTTAGAGTCTTTGAAACTCTCTTGCAGTCAAACTTTCTGGACATGAATTATTCTCCTGAATTATCCACATGAATTATTCTCCTCACAGTTTGCTTATTTATCCCAAGGCACAAATTCCAGAAATGCTTTTAAGATAACACAAGTGGGCCACTGCCACAGAAACATTAAGAAGAGCGGGTCATGGCTACATTTCAATTTAGAAATGGTGTTTTATCCATTAGAGCAATTTTCCAATGTGATGTCATGGTTTGGTTTGTGGTCTAGCCTAAGAAGTGGAGAGATCCAGGTTTAAATCCCTGTTCTGCTCAGCCATAAAGCTCAGTGGCTGATCTTGGTCTGTAATTTAGCCTTGCCTAACTGATGGGGCTGTTTTGAGGACAAAATGGGTATCATTTAAGCTTCTTGGAAGAAAGGtgtaatataaatacaatatCTTGGGGCAAATCTACATGGTAGAATTaaggcaatttgacaccactttaattgccatagctccatcctacagaatcttgggatctgtagttctgtgaggcacaagcagtctttggcagagaaggttaaagaccttctAAAACGGAAAAAAACTTCCGGTGTGATGGTGTTGCAGGAGGACACAGGTTAGGAATGCTCCTGATAGCGTCTCCACGGCTGCGGTTCTTGGTGGAACGGGGCTGCCTTTAACCCGTCCATACCTTTCTTTGATATAAGAAGGTATCCAATTTGGTTCGTTGGGGACCTTGAGGCAGGCTTTGGGGGCTGTAGGAGTTTTTCCACCCCCCTTGTAAAGCTGCTTCATTTAGGTCGAAGAACTAATGCCTCCTGCAGCTGTAGCTGTTTCAGCGGCAGGCAAGAAGCCCACACTCACTTAAACTGTGGCTGTAGTAATGAAGATGGGTAGATGAAGTCTTCCTTCTGAATGCCTTTACTTTGAGGTTCGTTTGAGTTTATTTTTTGGAGCTggcaaaagctttttttttttttttttttggcttgtaAAAGGAAGGCTACCCgctcttaaaaagaaaagaaaggcaattaAAGCTCTGCGAGCCAGCTGGAAGGAGGCAAAGGGGAACAGGAAAAAAAGCCGCGGAGTAGCCTAAGAAGCACTTAATAGCAGCAATTACCAGCAGCTTACAAGGCGGCGAAGGAGTTTGTTTATGTTTCTTTCATCTGCTTGGTTGAGACATTTAGCAGAGGAATGACTTAAGAACTCTTTTTTCTTTGGAGCAGtgggttttttctccttttttttgggTGTGCTATTGACCAATCTTTAATGGAACTTGAAAAGCTTTGAGAAACCTTGGTGAAGAATTTATTGAAAGACTAACTGAACTTTGGAGAGGATTGaagcattattaatattattggaGTACCATATCTATCATGAAATATCTTTTCTGAGAAAGCTGTGAGCAGTGGAGGTTGGTTCACTACTCCTGGTGAGGAAAGGATACTTCTGGGTGCCAAGTAACGCTGAAGTTTTGACTGGCCCTTTGCTCTCTTTTCGTTGTGGGTTTGATATTCCTTATGGATATATGCTTATTTCTCTAACTTGAAGATCCTTCTATTATAAGACTATTAAGACTATTTTTGCAACTTTGACGGATGTTTATAATTCATTGTGTTTGAACACCTTACTCTAAGGAGAAGTTTCTATTGAAGCCAAGAAACAACTAACTAAGAAGTAGGGGCCCTTCACCTCACTTCATTCCTCTTCTGGATTTAACATATACAATAGAAGAACCCAAGGATTGGACTAAATTTGTATAAGAACATCACAAAGTGACTATTTGTGTATGGACACTAGAAGTTCTGTTCGTAGAAAAGAAGCTGTAAGAATCCAATtacttgctttttggaaatttctATGTATTTTCTTAAATCACCCTTTTATAAGTGTTATTGCGTAATTAGATAAAGATTAATCTTGGAAATTTGAGAATAAAGGGAAGGGGTAATAGGAGTAATAGGAATACACTTACAGTTTCTGCAGGGGATGAAAGTGTATATTGATACTATAAGTCAATAAGGGAATCTGTTACTAATAATACAAAGCTGCAAGGTCCTCTGGATTGTACTGTTAGAGTAGCATAGTACAAGATTATTAAGTTAAGTATCTTTACTAGTTACTTTATTGCCATATTGAGAGTATAGGGTTGTAACAATTTATAAAGTGACTAGTTGGAAATCTTAGGAGATTCATAGTGTAAAATCGATTGGTTGACGGTTActtattggtttgtttgttttttcttctttctctttttctttctttttttcccctttctcttttctctatcTTTTAGAAAGAACAAAGTAATAATATGGCACAACCCAAAAAAACTTTGACTCAAAGCCAATTGCAGTTAACAACTCAAAGGAGAGGATCATTGGAAGATAGTATCAAGGTCACAGATCCTAATATTTTGCTATTGGATGAAATCAGGAAAATTagacaagaaatgaaagaattaaGATCAGAATTGAAAGAGGACATTAAGAAAGCGAGTCAGGAAACTAGAGAAGAAATCAAGGAAACGAGATCTGAAATTAAGGAAACTAGGTCCGAGATTAGAAAAGACTTAAAGAAGGAATTAGATATCTTAGGGAAGAGAATGGATAAAATCTCAACAGATGTATCTAAAACTCAAAAGTATCTAGACACTTATAAAGTAAAAACACTGGAATTAGAGAAATCTAATACAGACTTAGTACAAAAACAGGAGCAACAATACTGGAAAGATTTGAATCAAGAATTAAAATATAGAGAAAAATCTATTAAAATCAGAGGGGTAAGTGAAAAACCTGGGGAAAATTTATTTGAACGTATTGTTCCGTCTTTAGCTGAATTTATAGGTTTCTCTTTGGAAAGGACAGAATGGGAGATAGATAAAATCTTCAGAATACAATCTAGCCAAGCAAAGGATAAGAATTTGCCAAGAGACATTGTGGTAAGTTGTGTGAGATCCAGGATTAGAGATATAATAATTCACAACAGTTACAATAATAAATTGATCATAGAGGATAAAGAAGCTAAGATATTTAAGGATATTCCACCAGCCGTTATGTTGTCTTGTCAAAAATACAGGACCTTGGTTAATATTTTGAAGAACTTAGGTATTGACTTTAGGTGGGAGAGACTTGAAGGT
Encoded proteins:
- the LOC121927686 gene encoding uncharacterized protein PF11_0207-like, whose product is MDTRSSVRRKEAKEQSNNMAQPKKTLTQSQLQLTTQRRGSLEDSIKVTDPNILLLDEIRKIRQEMKELRSELKEDIKKASQETREEIKETRSEIKETRSEIRKDLKKELDILGKRMDKISTDVSKTQKYLDTYKVKTLELEKSNTDLVQKQEQQYWKDLNQELKYREKSIKIRGVSEKPGENLFERIVPSLAEFIGFSLERTEWEIDKIFRIQSSQAKDKNLPRDIVVSCVRSRIRDIIIHNSYNNKLIIEDKEAKIFKDIPPAVMLSCQKYRTLVNILKNLGIDFRWERLEGLSFTYRQKRHKIDNIDRAKEMEERLRKDFKENKGDFGPNRFRMREWRSNEVRNTEPKEGSSSGNDPENTKDQESQDNKEIGTLETSGNLLGTF